The proteins below are encoded in one region of Tachypleus tridentatus isolate NWPU-2018 chromosome 4, ASM421037v1, whole genome shotgun sequence:
- the LOC143248238 gene encoding uncharacterized protein LOC143248238, translated as MKVSANVLVGVGLLGLAFGTQVLTRFCYTSTNAQVRSQCVYCRALTYPLTSASCVGAPLPSTTTTTVNITASQAVCIISQCLQQVPQFRLFFKKKRDIEGLSKETLVDEDVLKQPLPVSDGNYEVGPQIEHVTRHEEIARGENSENVVVLEEVNVFVNSDDDLL; from the exons ATGAAGGTTTCTGCAAACGTTTTAGTTGGTGTTGGACTTCTTGGATTGGCTTTTGGAACTCAGGTG CTGACTAGATTCTGTTATACCTCAACGAACGCACAAGTACGG AGTCAATGCGTGTATTGCAGAGCGCTGACCTACCCGTTAACG TCGGCTTCGTGTGTTGGTGCGCCTTTG CCTTCAACAACGACAACAACTGTCAATATTACCGCATCTCAGGCTGTGTGCATTATATCCCAGTGTCTTCAG CAAGTTCCACAGTTCCGcctgtttttcaagaaaaaacgTGATATTGAAGGTCTTTCGAAAGAAACACTTGTGGACGAAGACGTGTTAAAACAGCCCCTTCCAGTTTCTGACGGTAATTACGAAGTGGGACCTCAGATTGAGCACGTGACCAGGCACGAGGAAATTGCGAGAGGCGAAAATTCAGAAAATGTTGTTGTTCTAGAAGAAGTAAACGTTTTCGTCAACTCTGATGACGATTTATTGTAG